The Sporomusa termitida genome has a window encoding:
- a CDS encoding bifunctional glycogen debranching protein GlgX/4-alpha-glucanotransferase: MNQYWLLHDSHNIDFRSPFGAVSCHTEVTLRLLLATPQNYRVPPVESVVLRQWQDGAGETVTTMCLVQEQGGQQLYQAVIAAPAVPGVIWYYFIVRQGGQTFYYGNNNEETGGVGRIADAPPPSYQISIYKPGAVTPKWFKHAIVYQIFVDRFYNGLPQGQILQPRPGSLLHADWQDTPVYTRAMDTGAILAYDFFGGNLAGVIAKLPYLASLGITAIYFNPVFASPSNHKYDTSDYKTIDPMFGDNALFAALCAKAKEYGIAVILDGVFSHTGSDSIYFNQDNTYDSVGAYQSPASPYYSWYKFSDYPDHYESWWGIGTLPNVNENDLSYQNFIIDGADSVLRQWHKLGIKGWRLDVADELPAAFLKKFYQTLKETDPEAVLIGEVWEDASHKVAYGELRQYFNGTKLDSVMNYPFRKIVLDFMLGWCDAQAAQRALFSLFENYPRENFYANLNIIGSHDVPRILTLLGEAPPAGSQSDLAAFRHRLTPAARALGLARLKLVMLWLLTFPGAPCIYYGDEAGVEGYTDPLNRRTYPWGREEQDLLAWCRLLTGLRRQYPVLRTGEWLPLMTAGDVYGYGRRIRGGQDVFGDLEADNTAIMVFNRNRKEPAAVSIDTSTWFADQDYATDVLSGERIPLPAPGQAELTLPPLSGCLLLGSVAPAGNESKRISGVLLHPTSLPSPFGIGDLGQEAYRFVDFLAAAGQKLWQFLPLNPVGFGESPYQCLSAFAGNPLLIAPEKLVTAGWLQEAELPFGGFRNSDPQSIDFPRVKLWKEKICRLAFDRFRHQPPAAAYQAFLADTAFWLGDHSLFAALKKHFCGLPWPEWDTDISRRDGAALEYYRQVLEEEIAYQMFLQFVFRQQWQELKAYANQRDISLFGDLPLFVAHDSADVWANPQLFQLDAAGRPVKVAGVPPDYFSASGQLWGNPLYDWEQMKKDDYHWWRQRLAVLIKAVDLIRIDHFRGLEAYWEIPAGELTAVQGQWVAGPGAEFFAVLEKYLGKLPLVAEDLGVITPGVNRLKHRFGYPGMKVLPFSFGDGGAAPDFPHNTGYNTVAYTGTHDNDTLLGWYQKLAGTSPQLKSIVLAHLERLQLGSDWSEQGVCEQLIRLTYLSAANTVIMPLQDVLGLDSRARMNTPGTVGQNWGWRLGPGLITPAVAARLAGWTQAGRRG; encoded by the coding sequence ATGAATCAATACTGGCTATTGCACGATTCCCACAATATAGATTTTCGCAGCCCCTTTGGGGCTGTTTCTTGTCATACCGAGGTAACGCTAAGGCTGCTGCTGGCCACACCGCAGAACTACCGGGTGCCGCCGGTCGAGTCGGTGGTCCTCAGGCAGTGGCAGGACGGGGCCGGTGAGACAGTAACCACTATGTGCCTGGTGCAGGAGCAGGGCGGTCAGCAGCTTTATCAGGCCGTGATTGCCGCCCCGGCTGTGCCTGGCGTTATCTGGTATTACTTTATTGTCAGACAAGGCGGTCAAACCTTTTATTATGGCAACAATAACGAAGAGACCGGCGGTGTGGGCCGGATTGCGGACGCGCCGCCGCCGTCCTATCAAATCAGTATCTATAAGCCGGGGGCGGTGACGCCAAAATGGTTCAAGCATGCCATTGTCTATCAGATTTTTGTTGACCGCTTTTATAACGGCCTGCCCCAGGGTCAAATTCTGCAGCCCCGGCCCGGCAGCCTGCTCCACGCCGACTGGCAGGATACGCCGGTATATACCCGGGCTATGGATACCGGGGCGATCCTGGCCTATGACTTCTTTGGCGGCAATCTGGCCGGTGTTATTGCCAAGCTGCCCTATCTTGCGTCTTTGGGGATAACTGCTATCTATTTCAATCCTGTGTTTGCCTCCCCCTCGAATCATAAGTATGATACGTCCGATTACAAAACCATTGATCCGATGTTTGGCGATAATGCCCTGTTTGCTGCATTGTGCGCCAAGGCTAAGGAGTATGGTATCGCCGTTATCCTGGACGGTGTGTTCAGCCACACCGGCAGCGACAGTATCTACTTTAACCAGGACAATACCTATGACAGCGTCGGCGCCTATCAATCCCCCGCGTCGCCCTATTATTCCTGGTATAAATTCTCGGACTATCCGGATCACTATGAGTCCTGGTGGGGGATTGGCACCTTGCCTAATGTCAATGAGAACGATTTGTCCTATCAGAATTTTATTATTGACGGTGCCGACAGTGTGCTCCGGCAATGGCATAAGCTGGGGATTAAAGGCTGGCGCCTGGATGTTGCCGATGAATTGCCGGCGGCTTTTTTAAAAAAATTTTATCAGACATTAAAAGAAACCGACCCTGAGGCGGTGCTGATCGGTGAAGTGTGGGAAGATGCGTCCCATAAAGTGGCGTATGGCGAGCTCCGGCAGTATTTTAACGGTACTAAACTGGATTCGGTAATGAATTACCCCTTTAGAAAGATTGTCCTGGACTTTATGCTCGGCTGGTGTGATGCACAGGCGGCACAGCGGGCCCTGTTCAGCTTATTTGAGAATTATCCCCGGGAAAACTTCTATGCCAATCTGAATATTATTGGCAGTCATGATGTGCCGCGCATATTGACCCTGCTGGGGGAAGCGCCGCCGGCGGGCTCACAAAGCGACCTGGCCGCCTTTAGACACCGGCTGACGCCGGCGGCGCGGGCGCTGGGACTGGCCCGTCTCAAACTGGTAATGCTGTGGCTGCTGACCTTCCCGGGAGCTCCCTGTATTTACTATGGTGATGAGGCGGGGGTTGAAGGGTATACGGACCCCTTAAACCGGCGGACCTATCCCTGGGGCCGGGAAGAGCAGGACCTGCTGGCCTGGTGCCGGCTGCTTACAGGGCTGCGCCGGCAGTATCCTGTGCTTAGGACCGGTGAGTGGCTGCCGCTAATGACTGCCGGTGATGTGTATGGCTATGGGCGGCGTATCCGGGGCGGGCAGGACGTATTTGGTGACCTGGAAGCGGATAATACAGCGATTATGGTTTTTAACCGCAACCGTAAGGAGCCGGCGGCAGTCAGTATTGATACCAGTACCTGGTTTGCTGACCAGGACTATGCCACTGATGTGTTGTCAGGTGAGAGAATACCGCTGCCGGCGCCGGGCCAGGCTGAACTGACCCTGCCGCCGCTGTCCGGTTGTCTGCTGCTGGGGTCGGTGGCGCCGGCCGGTAATGAGAGTAAACGCATAAGCGGTGTACTGCTGCATCCGACTTCACTGCCGTCGCCGTTCGGCATTGGTGATTTAGGGCAGGAAGCCTATCGGTTTGTGGATTTTCTGGCTGCTGCCGGGCAGAAGCTATGGCAGTTCCTGCCTCTTAACCCTGTCGGTTTTGGTGAGTCGCCCTATCAGTGCCTGTCCGCCTTTGCCGGCAATCCCCTGCTTATTGCCCCGGAAAAGCTGGTGACAGCCGGCTGGCTGCAAGAAGCGGAGCTGCCCTTTGGCGGCTTTAGGAATTCTGACCCGCAGAGTATTGATTTTCCGCGGGTTAAGCTATGGAAAGAAAAAATCTGCCGGCTGGCGTTTGACCGCTTCCGTCACCAGCCGCCGGCGGCCGCCTATCAGGCCTTTCTGGCGGATACCGCCTTTTGGCTGGGCGACCACAGCCTGTTTGCTGCTCTGAAGAAACACTTCTGTGGTTTACCCTGGCCTGAGTGGGATACTGATATCAGCCGCCGGGACGGGGCGGCGCTGGAGTATTACCGTCAGGTGCTGGAGGAAGAGATTGCCTATCAAATGTTTTTACAGTTTGTCTTCCGGCAGCAGTGGCAGGAGCTCAAAGCCTACGCCAATCAGCGGGACATAAGCCTGTTTGGGGATCTGCCGCTGTTTGTCGCTCATGACAGCGCCGATGTCTGGGCTAATCCTCAGTTATTTCAGTTGGATGCGGCCGGTCGTCCTGTCAAGGTAGCCGGTGTTCCGCCCGATTATTTTAGTGCTAGCGGCCAGCTGTGGGGCAACCCGCTGTATGACTGGGAACAGATGAAAAAGGATGATTATCATTGGTGGCGGCAGCGCCTCGCGGTGCTGATCAAGGCTGTGGACCTGATCCGGATTGACCATTTCCGGGGCTTGGAGGCTTACTGGGAGATTCCAGCCGGTGAATTAACAGCTGTTCAGGGCCAGTGGGTGGCAGGACCGGGCGCTGAGTTTTTTGCCGTGCTGGAGAAGTACCTGGGCAAGCTGCCGCTGGTAGCCGAGGATCTGGGCGTTATTACCCCTGGTGTCAACCGGCTTAAGCACCGGTTTGGTTATCCCGGCATGAAAGTATTGCCCTTTAGCTTTGGTGATGGCGGGGCAGCACCGGATTTCCCCCATAATACCGGCTATAATACGGTTGCTTACACCGGTACCCATGACAATGATACCCTGCTGGGCTGGTATCAAAAGCTGGCTGGCACCAGTCCTCAGCTCAAGTCTATTGTGCTGGCCCACCTTGAGCGGCTGCAGCTGGGCAGTGACTGGAGTGAGCAGGGCGTGTGTGAACAGCTTATCCGGCTCACCTACCTTAGTGCAGCCAATACGGTGATTATGCCCCTGCAGGACGTACTTGGCCTGGATAGCCGGGCGCGGATGAATACGCCGGGCACTGTGGGGCAGAACTGGGGCTGGCGGCTGGGGCCGGGGCTGATTACGCCGGCGGTGGCTGCGCGTCTGGCCGGTTGGACGCAAGCCGGCCGACGGGGATAA